Proteins encoded in a region of the Gammaproteobacteria bacterium genome:
- a CDS encoding FecR family protein, translating into MALSVFLKLVRYSGYFNNRYQGRPVFVSALCLIFAFASAAQAQVSDKRVGEVSLVLGKAFIKAPNSSPIEIKVGQVVRAADKIVTEANGHVHVRFVDNALVSIRPGSQLEILSYEFETENPEKTTIKFNLIEGVTRSISGEGAKAARTRFRFNTPIAAIGVRGTDFVVRATDESVRALVNEGTIVLTPFSDLCDADSLGPCETSEAIELHGQSFQTVELNSSRALPLLTPLEAAQEDLQQRTDLTQANDVNLERDASETKATDSEAFVEARAVSVAAELEDDDSAPKPEIDPFVTLPDYTPTSAVTDELLAQRQLIWGRFAWNTDTLEEEKIALSYDLARLDREVTVADNDYALFRVEDGTKLVDRGLGVISFQLNSAQAFYYSDSGVVAMRVHSGDLAVDFGKRLFETQLDLSNRDTGMVNFEASGTINNSGYFFSNTADQRVAGSTSLDGSEAGYFFEKQLEIGSIKGLTLWDSK; encoded by the coding sequence ATGGCTTTATCTGTTTTTCTAAAACTCGTCAGATATTCTGGATACTTTAACAATCGATACCAGGGTAGGCCAGTTTTCGTGTCGGCTTTATGTTTGATTTTTGCGTTTGCTTCCGCCGCCCAGGCTCAGGTCAGTGACAAAAGAGTTGGAGAAGTGAGCCTGGTTTTGGGGAAAGCCTTTATTAAAGCCCCAAACAGCTCCCCCATCGAAATCAAAGTCGGGCAGGTTGTACGCGCGGCCGACAAAATAGTTACTGAAGCAAACGGCCATGTCCATGTGCGATTTGTAGACAATGCCTTGGTGAGCATCCGTCCAGGTAGTCAGCTGGAGATACTGAGCTACGAATTTGAAACAGAGAATCCCGAAAAAACGACAATAAAATTTAACCTTATTGAGGGTGTTACACGATCTATTTCTGGCGAGGGAGCAAAAGCTGCCAGAACCCGGTTTCGCTTTAACACGCCTATTGCGGCTATCGGAGTCAGAGGTACAGATTTCGTAGTAAGAGCCACTGATGAGTCAGTTAGGGCACTCGTTAATGAGGGAACGATTGTTCTCACCCCTTTTTCTGATCTGTGCGATGCCGACTCGCTGGGCCCATGCGAAACTAGTGAAGCCATAGAGCTTCACGGTCAGTCTTTCCAAACGGTGGAGTTGAACTCTTCTCGGGCACTGCCGTTGTTGACTCCGCTGGAAGCCGCCCAAGAGGATTTGCAACAAAGAACGGATTTGACACAAGCTAATGATGTAAACCTTGAACGGGACGCGTCAGAAACCAAGGCTACAGATAGCGAAGCATTTGTTGAGGCCAGGGCAGTTTCAGTAGCAGCAGAATTGGAAGACGACGACAGCGCACCGAAACCCGAGATTGACCCATTCGTAACACTGCCCGATTACACACCCACAAGCGCCGTTACGGATGAGTTGCTGGCACAACGCCAACTTATTTGGGGTAGATTCGCCTGGAATACGGATACGCTTGAAGAGGAGAAGATAGCGTTATCCTATGATCTTGCCAGGCTGGATCGCGAAGTTACAGTAGCCGACAATGATTACGCGTTGTTCAGGGTTGAAGACGGAACAAAACTGGTTGATAGGGGCTTGGGGGTAATCAGTTTTCAACTTAATAGCGCTCAGGCTTTCTATTACTCTGATTCTGGTGTCGTTGCGATGCGAGTGCATAGTGGCGATCTAGCTGTTGATTTTGGAAAAAGGCTTTTCGAAACTCAGCTTGACCTTAGCAACCGGGATACGGGCATGGTTAATTTTGAGGCGTCAGGCACTATCAACAATAGTGGATATTTTTTTAGTAACACGGCCGACCAGCGAGTGGCTGGTTCTACGAGTCTCGATGGGTCAGAAGCAGGGTACTTTTTTGAAAAACAGCTGGAGATTGGCAGTATTAAAGGCCTTACTCTATGGGATAGCAAGTAG
- a CDS encoding Crp/Fnr family transcriptional regulator, translated as MAITPELLSRFPILRPLPQETLEELAICSSMHKFMRRGIVLHAGKKEDSLCFLFEGRLQGVDFTIDGREVGLYFVEPGDFCGELYLFDEGPQPEFVISLTRAIVVNVPVKAMQKVMLDSPGIVNLLGARLASRVRQLTRQRSLLGLPNIMQRVCCQLWLLVPSRDRVRMAPTEINNPPTHMEIAIMLNLSRESVTRVFQALQTKNIVRRDGPSRLMVIDLATLKAFAEGNEEI; from the coding sequence ATGGCAATTACACCTGAATTACTATCCCGGTTCCCGATTCTTAGACCATTACCGCAAGAAACGCTAGAAGAACTTGCAATTTGTTCATCAATGCACAAATTCATGCGTAGAGGAATAGTCCTGCACGCAGGCAAGAAAGAAGACAGTCTGTGCTTTTTATTTGAGGGAAGACTACAAGGGGTAGATTTCACCATAGATGGCCGGGAAGTCGGACTATACTTCGTTGAACCAGGGGATTTTTGTGGGGAATTGTACCTTTTTGACGAGGGGCCACAGCCGGAATTTGTCATTTCCTTGACCCGCGCAATCGTCGTCAATGTTCCAGTTAAAGCCATGCAAAAGGTAATGTTGGATTCACCAGGCATTGTAAACTTGCTCGGTGCCAGGTTGGCTTCGCGGGTTAGGCAGCTTACAAGGCAAAGATCTCTACTTGGACTTCCGAACATTATGCAGCGGGTATGTTGTCAACTGTGGCTACTTGTCCCCAGTAGAGACAGGGTTCGTATGGCCCCAACGGAAATAAACAATCCTCCTACGCACATGGAAATTGCCATTATGCTCAACCTGAGCAGGGAGAGTGTGACACGGGTATTTCAGGCATTGCAGACCAAAAACATAGTGCGAAGGGACGGTCCTTCTCGTCTGATGGTTATCGACCTTGCCACGCTTAAGGCCTTCGCTGAAGGCAATGAAGAAATCTGA
- a CDS encoding fibronectin type III domain-containing protein: protein MQNSYKALSLNPTVYFKVFRDPQQQNPTAIQYWFFYFYHYGQLQHPGDWESITVFLNKSEQASEAAFLNHAGTTRISWRNVETYDISHPVVYVANGYHGSYNEPGTTTYSSGPNGDESLTVNHTGDRQQLIPLDDYALSNLDELEVSSDSWVWFEGRWGNSGGNDLEAFEVAAPFGPRYRKDISGDSAWALANHPPFDPYKGCQPRTEGVNLYGTAENYGPWRWISGYGLDQGWKSEYECSVSPLPLPPSGLNFSITDNVITVQWNSSGDDAAGYFIYFNDEPSNFNSSSIPGSGQNVGNTNRFSVELPVGVYYFALKAYDAIGRTSDYSSTLVVSFDPPTSLPSVPQVKRTGSTGSPGPSIKSVTPVLEWTSVPGSSRYQVDFYNLTESDLILELSDLKSTVYSLPPLIPGHAYRWRVRACNASGCSDYSPDYYFTIQDSLVPPPTLVHHTVENYVVTIKWTNPDNIAGIKAFYGVESGLYKADLDLGNVSQVSAEVGAGIIYLSLRSYDASGKLSPESEEIELTVPSTEPIPSLPTVATPGSLTPPGPKLSSIIPMLDWEPVPEAEYYRVVLKDLLTEQTTADTMLYGFTEFTAPPLALERSYSWIVQACNSAGCSEFSRPRYFRP from the coding sequence GTGCAGAACAGCTACAAAGCACTTTCTCTTAACCCAACGGTCTACTTTAAGGTTTTCCGAGATCCTCAACAGCAAAATCCCACTGCTATCCAATACTGGTTTTTTTACTTCTACCACTATGGACAATTGCAGCATCCGGGAGATTGGGAATCCATAACCGTTTTCCTCAATAAGTCAGAACAGGCTTCAGAAGCAGCCTTCCTGAATCATGCAGGAACAACCCGTATATCCTGGCGTAATGTGGAAACCTACGACATATCTCACCCGGTAGTCTATGTGGCCAATGGATATCATGGTTCCTACAATGAGCCTGGCACAACAACATACAGCTCGGGACCCAACGGCGATGAGTCTCTGACCGTCAACCATACGGGGGACCGACAGCAATTAATCCCGCTTGATGACTACGCGTTATCGAACCTGGATGAACTAGAGGTAAGCAGCGATAGTTGGGTCTGGTTTGAGGGCCGCTGGGGTAATAGTGGCGGAAATGATCTGGAAGCATTCGAAGTCGCAGCACCTTTCGGCCCTCGCTATCGAAAGGACATCTCGGGAGATTCTGCCTGGGCGCTGGCCAACCACCCACCATTCGACCCGTACAAGGGTTGCCAGCCACGAACTGAGGGTGTCAATCTCTATGGAACCGCAGAAAACTATGGCCCCTGGCGCTGGATATCCGGTTACGGGCTCGATCAAGGATGGAAAAGCGAGTACGAGTGCTCTGTCTCTCCTCTGCCACTGCCACCAAGTGGATTGAATTTTTCCATCACTGACAATGTCATTACGGTACAGTGGAACTCCTCTGGGGATGACGCAGCAGGCTATTTTATCTACTTCAACGATGAACCCAGCAATTTCAACTCTTCATCAATACCGGGTTCTGGTCAGAACGTGGGGAACACAAACCGATTTTCTGTGGAACTTCCAGTCGGGGTTTATTATTTTGCACTGAAGGCCTACGATGCGATAGGAAGGACGAGTGACTACTCTTCTACACTGGTAGTAAGTTTCGACCCTCCAACCTCACTACCTAGCGTGCCACAGGTAAAGCGAACTGGTTCGACTGGCTCGCCGGGGCCCTCGATTAAAAGCGTGACACCAGTGCTTGAATGGACCAGTGTTCCAGGCTCCTCAAGATATCAGGTAGATTTCTATAACCTGACTGAAAGCGATCTAATCCTCGAATTATCCGACCTTAAGTCGACAGTTTACTCCCTGCCTCCACTGATTCCGGGTCATGCCTATAGATGGAGGGTCAGGGCTTGTAACGCCAGCGGTTGCAGTGATTACAGCCCTGATTACTATTTTACGATTCAGGATTCTTTAGTACCGCCGCCGACTCTGGTTCACCACACCGTAGAGAACTATGTTGTAACGATAAAGTGGACCAACCCTGACAACATTGCCGGTATTAAGGCTTTTTACGGAGTGGAGTCTGGACTATACAAAGCCGACCTGGACCTGGGTAACGTCTCACAGGTCTCTGCCGAAGTCGGTGCCGGCATAATTTATCTAAGCCTTAGGTCTTACGACGCTTCCGGAAAGCTCAGCCCGGAATCCGAGGAAATCGAATTAACTGTCCCCTCGACTGAGCCCATCCCATCACTTCCGACCGTTGCAACTCCAGGCTCGCTAACTCCTCCTGGGCCTAAACTGAGCTCAATCATTCCAATGCTTGACTGGGAGCCCGTTCCTGAAGCTGAATACTATCGTGTCGTGTTGAAGGACCTGCTAACCGAACAAACTACTGCGGACACCATGTTATACGGATTTACGGAATTTACCGCCCCTCCTCTGGCACTGGAGCGCAGTTATTCATGGATCGTACAGGCATGTAACAGTGCCGGCTGTAGCGAGTTTTCCCGGCCCCGCTATTTTCGTCCCTAA
- a CDS encoding methyltransferase domain-containing protein → MGNFKQFNPDEPLPNLARFSWDWAPLLCDPFHGCLDYHRCWSMIRWLTLDGNLPSGSGFFKRELQRLKLTKDARILISGAADTGILAMVIGAFEADEPIPQIALVDQCKTTVIQNRLFCDYLGLNAECIESSITNLNYEKVDVIVAHSFLLFFPGPARQEIVRCWRNLLKPGGIVLLSNRVCESEAKGPPKKDQLEIDDSMARLVRLAEKAGFSAGSALELGDSAKVFWSGERWRQPYLTAENLQQCFARAGLKIQSLHIREKSRSGPARSFIQGQGPDFRAELVAYR, encoded by the coding sequence GTGGGAAATTTTAAGCAATTCAATCCAGATGAACCATTACCAAATTTGGCACGATTCAGCTGGGACTGGGCTCCGTTGCTCTGTGATCCTTTTCATGGCTGCCTCGATTATCATCGCTGTTGGTCCATGATTCGCTGGTTAACCTTGGATGGGAACCTGCCTTCAGGTTCCGGCTTTTTCAAGCGCGAGCTACAACGTCTGAAATTGACGAAAGACGCCAGAATTCTAATTTCCGGGGCCGCGGATACTGGCATTCTTGCAATGGTGATCGGTGCTTTTGAGGCCGATGAACCTATTCCGCAAATCGCGCTTGTCGACCAATGCAAGACCACTGTCATTCAAAATCGATTGTTCTGTGACTATCTTGGGCTCAATGCTGAATGTATCGAGAGCAGTATAACGAACTTAAACTACGAGAAAGTTGACGTCATTGTTGCTCACTCCTTTCTGCTTTTCTTCCCCGGGCCCGCTCGACAGGAAATTGTCAGATGCTGGAGAAACCTACTCAAGCCCGGCGGCATTGTTCTATTGTCGAATCGGGTTTGTGAAAGTGAGGCAAAGGGGCCTCCGAAGAAGGACCAATTAGAAATAGACGACAGTATGGCTCGCCTGGTGAGGTTGGCGGAAAAAGCCGGGTTTTCGGCTGGCAGCGCCCTTGAACTCGGAGATTCGGCGAAAGTATTCTGGTCTGGTGAAAGGTGGCGCCAGCCCTATCTGACAGCCGAAAACCTGCAGCAGTGCTTTGCCCGGGCCGGACTAAAGATTCAAAGCCTCCATATCAGGGAGAAGAGCCGATCCGGTCCAGCAAGGTCGTTTATACAGGGTCAAGGCCCTGACTTCCGAGCTGAATTGGTTGCCTATAGGTAA
- a CDS encoding tripartite tricarboxylate transporter permease — translation MSWLGIVGTGFGEVFSWPAILIPVAGTLLAMVTAFLPGIGNASLAAVLLVMTADWSNEAVLMLFGALTGGATFMGSVTAILFNIPGSASSAPSLLDGFPMNRNGYPKTALACAATASAVGSVIGVVLLISLLPIIRPFLLQFGPLERFLVGLWGLLTILSLKSHNLLKSTLMAVLGLVVALIGLDPRSGIPRFSFGSLELSQGFSLIPVLLGVFTLSELLTWAGSVRMAGGRVASPARDDSVLSGVRAVFRYPGLTLRSSLIGTLVGMIPGVGGTVAGFVAYGQASAGSRRSDGTFGQGDIRGVIAPEAAVDAKDGGSLLPALAFGLPGSEAGVMLLAVFSVHGIVPGLQLLDTQASLVATLIIALLVSNLLTSVLGLGLTPALAKVRSVRLDHFAFPCLLISLLAVLQLESRLFDGYTALLFGLIGYFWRINDWPLVPFVVAFVLGELIETNLVLSLQLVELGRIVPWDRGGSLLLIGLICSTLFWLLRRKSSEPARSGQYASDLIFSLAILLFMSSITLIAWLGEDQYSFYSKGIVAIAAGLALLTVVRGFGHPAMAEVGQTARKVAKKPFMPAAHTRHLISLVVLPFFIWAFGITLAVGLIALLWYLDNKRAGIRYYLYPGLFAGFSSLLTYLAVDVWGALVLPAGIVWRYLG, via the coding sequence ATGAGCTGGCTGGGCATAGTAGGGACGGGATTCGGCGAGGTGTTTTCCTGGCCAGCCATCCTGATTCCGGTTGCGGGCACACTCCTGGCCATGGTCACGGCCTTTCTGCCAGGTATCGGTAATGCCAGTCTTGCTGCCGTCCTGTTGGTCATGACTGCAGACTGGAGTAATGAAGCGGTTCTGATGCTGTTTGGGGCATTGACTGGCGGCGCAACCTTCATGGGCTCGGTCACTGCAATCCTTTTTAATATCCCCGGTTCGGCATCCAGCGCACCTTCGTTGCTGGATGGTTTCCCCATGAATCGAAACGGTTATCCGAAGACTGCTTTGGCCTGCGCGGCGACGGCATCGGCCGTGGGTTCGGTTATAGGGGTAGTGCTGCTCATCAGCCTGTTACCGATAATTCGTCCTTTTCTACTTCAGTTCGGGCCGCTGGAACGATTTCTGGTCGGATTATGGGGCCTGTTGACGATCCTCAGCCTGAAGTCTCACAATCTGCTGAAGTCAACACTTATGGCCGTGTTGGGTCTGGTGGTCGCGCTGATCGGACTTGATCCCCGTTCCGGAATCCCCCGGTTCAGCTTCGGCTCCCTTGAACTGTCCCAGGGTTTCAGTCTGATTCCGGTACTGCTGGGTGTGTTTACCCTGTCCGAACTGTTGACCTGGGCCGGCTCGGTCAGAATGGCTGGGGGGAGAGTCGCCAGTCCGGCTCGAGACGATTCTGTGTTGAGCGGCGTGCGAGCGGTATTCAGGTATCCGGGGCTCACGTTGCGCTCTTCACTGATTGGCACGCTGGTGGGCATGATCCCTGGCGTGGGCGGCACAGTCGCGGGATTCGTCGCGTATGGTCAGGCCTCTGCAGGCTCACGCCGTAGTGACGGCACATTCGGCCAGGGTGACATCAGAGGAGTGATTGCCCCGGAAGCGGCCGTGGACGCCAAAGATGGCGGGTCGCTGTTGCCGGCCCTCGCTTTTGGCTTGCCCGGAAGCGAGGCTGGGGTCATGCTACTGGCAGTGTTTTCCGTGCACGGGATCGTTCCCGGTCTGCAGCTGCTGGATACTCAGGCCTCTCTGGTGGCTACCCTGATCATTGCTCTGTTGGTTTCGAACCTTCTGACATCGGTTCTTGGTTTGGGGCTGACACCTGCGCTTGCGAAAGTCAGGAGTGTGCGCCTTGATCATTTCGCCTTCCCCTGCCTGCTCATCAGTCTACTGGCTGTACTGCAGCTGGAGAGCAGGCTTTTCGACGGATACACAGCCCTGCTATTTGGGCTAATCGGCTACTTCTGGCGAATCAATGACTGGCCTCTGGTACCCTTTGTTGTGGCATTTGTACTGGGCGAATTAATTGAGACCAACCTGGTACTCAGCCTCCAGCTTGTGGAACTGGGTCGGATAGTGCCCTGGGATCGAGGTGGTTCTCTGTTACTGATAGGGCTTATCTGCAGCACGCTGTTCTGGCTGCTGCGACGTAAATCGAGCGAGCCGGCCCGCAGTGGCCAGTATGCTTCCGATTTGATATTCAGTCTGGCGATACTCTTGTTCATGTCATCTATTACGCTGATAGCCTGGCTGGGAGAGGATCAGTACTCATTCTACAGCAAAGGGATCGTGGCTATTGCCGCGGGCCTGGCGCTGTTAACCGTCGTTCGCGGATTTGGCCATCCTGCCATGGCTGAGGTGGGGCAAACCGCCCGAAAAGTGGCAAAAAAGCCTTTCATGCCTGCCGCACATACTCGACATCTGATTTCGCTGGTCGTTCTCCCTTTCTTCATATGGGCTTTTGGCATCACGCTCGCCGTTGGGCTTATTGCCTTGTTGTGGTACCTTGACAACAAGCGCGCTGGCATACGTTATTATCTGTATCCTGGACTCTTTGCAGGCTTCAGCAGTTTATTGACCTACTTGGCTGTGGACGTCTGGGGAGCACTGGTATTGCCAGCAGGTATAGTCTGGCGATACTTGGGATAA
- a CDS encoding cyanophycin synthetase — protein sequence MQANPIDSQRPLQFSTNWYLFRGMAFGMQQPTIRGELCIGRSLGGQLSRLESIISSHINEQAPIIDDHDEYQRFAQLVVFWIGALQRQCGIPVSERNLCLPEARASGSSDQRYLVFDVIMPYLHEAAVAIAMRWMTTLFRLAADTQAKGAPGTETDELADRVVLDRIYQDLKAYGEEGINTYHIMQAANRLDIPLFRLGDRMFMLGTGQYACRMDSTLTDQTSPLGIHIARNKMRTARFLNTMGLPGARHSRVTSREEALGAARRIGYPVVIKPADQQRGKGVCADIRDEQTLTEAFDAARQYSENILVEKWVDGFTHRLTVFQGQVIRITKRVAGGVVGDGTGTVSDLIKRWQEQEDNRDRARRLGRFLLELDTEARGLLRQHGIDEQHVPAAGEYIRLRRRDNINAGGHNEYLSVADAHEDNLRLAVAIARLLRLDFAGVDLIIGQINQSWLATEALVCEVNAQPQMGTRNNESIYQEVLTGLMGDRCRIPACLVIGYTDSENTRRTVSSLLEGGSYNGLSLATGLKVDGHLVTKGFSDSFLAARALLQRVDVRAAICCMSPDDVVRFGLPLDRWDRIEIVVADKARQSEAGVFAEVRSIVQEHGDRQSRGGEEVSCTV from the coding sequence ATGCAAGCAAACCCAATTGACTCGCAGCGACCTCTGCAGTTCTCCACCAACTGGTACCTGTTTCGGGGTATGGCGTTTGGCATGCAACAACCCACCATCCGGGGTGAACTGTGTATCGGTCGGTCACTGGGTGGGCAACTTTCTCGGCTCGAAAGCATCATTTCCAGCCACATCAACGAGCAGGCTCCAATAATTGATGACCACGACGAATACCAACGCTTTGCCCAGCTGGTGGTTTTCTGGATCGGTGCATTGCAACGGCAATGTGGTATCCCGGTTTCCGAGCGCAACCTCTGTTTACCAGAGGCCAGAGCTAGTGGCTCGAGTGATCAGCGGTACCTGGTATTCGATGTGATTATGCCCTATCTGCACGAGGCGGCTGTTGCGATCGCCATGCGTTGGATGACCACGCTTTTCAGGCTTGCCGCGGACACGCAGGCGAAAGGCGCGCCTGGCACCGAAACTGACGAGTTGGCCGATCGCGTGGTACTGGACAGGATCTACCAGGATCTTAAAGCCTACGGTGAGGAAGGGATAAACACCTACCACATCATGCAGGCGGCAAATCGCCTGGATATTCCCCTGTTCAGGCTGGGGGACCGGATGTTCATGCTGGGGACGGGTCAGTATGCCTGCAGAATGGATAGTACACTGACCGACCAAACCTCACCGCTCGGTATTCACATTGCCCGCAACAAAATGCGAACGGCACGCTTTCTCAATACCATGGGGCTGCCGGGAGCCCGCCATTCCCGTGTCACTTCCAGAGAAGAGGCCCTGGGCGCCGCACGGCGAATCGGGTATCCGGTCGTAATCAAACCGGCCGATCAGCAGAGAGGCAAAGGGGTCTGTGCCGACATCAGGGATGAACAGACCCTGACCGAGGCCTTCGACGCCGCCCGGCAATACTCGGAGAATATTCTGGTAGAAAAGTGGGTAGACGGCTTCACGCATCGGCTGACGGTGTTTCAGGGCCAGGTAATTCGAATCACTAAACGGGTTGCTGGCGGCGTGGTCGGCGATGGTACCGGCACTGTGTCGGATCTCATCAAACGCTGGCAGGAACAGGAAGACAACCGTGACCGGGCCAGACGCCTGGGCAGGTTCCTCCTTGAGTTGGATACAGAGGCAAGAGGGTTGCTGCGGCAGCACGGAATCGATGAGCAGCACGTGCCAGCGGCGGGTGAATACATTCGTCTAAGGAGGCGCGACAACATAAATGCCGGCGGCCATAACGAATACCTGTCGGTGGCTGACGCCCATGAGGACAATCTGCGGCTGGCCGTTGCTATCGCCAGGCTGTTGCGCCTGGATTTCGCTGGTGTTGATCTTATTATCGGTCAGATTAATCAATCCTGGCTTGCAACTGAAGCACTGGTTTGCGAGGTCAATGCACAACCTCAGATGGGGACAAGGAACAACGAGTCGATCTACCAGGAGGTACTGACCGGGTTGATGGGCGATAGATGCCGTATTCCGGCCTGTCTGGTAATCGGCTATACCGATAGCGAAAATACCCGCCGTACCGTATCCAGTTTGCTGGAGGGAGGAAGCTATAATGGCCTGTCCCTGGCAACTGGGTTGAAAGTGGATGGACATCTGGTGACAAAGGGGTTCTCTGACAGTTTTCTGGCTGCCCGGGCACTGTTGCAGCGGGTCGACGTCCGCGCGGCAATCTGTTGCATGAGCCCGGATGACGTAGTGCGCTTCGGGTTGCCGCTGGACCGCTGGGATCGCATCGAGATTGTGGTTGCTGACAAGGCGCGGCAATCAGAAGCGGGTGTTTTCGCAGAAGTCAGGTCGATTGTGCAGGAGCATGGGGATCGTCAGAGCCGGGGCGGGGAGGAAGTAAGCTGCACAGTGTAA
- a CDS encoding AMP-binding protein, whose product MSWLQQSYQSLNTPLQGSLWPVVPTREAALALSLLQQMEFAERLAPGTLALQQSVQLSQLVRHAAKTVPFYARRLGAVPSSPQEFSDYWNSVPILSRDELQVAGEKVLSQSPPRGHKLLGTRSTSGSTGMPVKVYTSNVGRLFWMVNTVRAYLWQGWDLNKKLASIRPELESGIGKGVRAGSWGKSSSLITRTGPGVALSVRTPISEQIEWLKNERPDYLLSLPTNLRALREAGADLSSLQGVQTYGELLDDNTKEFVEAGMPWRLFDGYSSQEVGYITLQCEKHSHHVISDCVLLEVVDDNGQPCAPGETGRVVVTTLQNLVAPLIRYAIGDYAVLGQACSCGRSLPVVGRILGRKRNMIKLPDGSSHWPSFPYKDWAEGIAIKQFQLVQSRLDAIEVKIVAAETITTEQEKQMRLGLQARLGFPFEIGFSYVEHIPRSKGGKYEDFVSLVV is encoded by the coding sequence ATGAGTTGGCTCCAGCAATCCTATCAGTCCCTCAATACTCCTTTACAGGGAAGCCTCTGGCCCGTTGTGCCCACACGAGAAGCCGCGCTGGCGTTATCCCTGTTGCAGCAGATGGAGTTTGCCGAGCGCCTTGCCCCGGGCACTCTGGCTTTGCAACAAAGCGTGCAACTATCGCAGTTGGTCAGACATGCGGCGAAGACCGTCCCGTTCTACGCCCGGCGCCTAGGCGCGGTTCCCAGCTCCCCGCAGGAGTTCAGTGACTATTGGAACAGTGTGCCGATACTGAGCCGGGACGAACTGCAGGTGGCCGGCGAAAAAGTACTGTCTCAATCGCCCCCCAGGGGCCACAAGTTACTGGGAACCCGATCCACCTCCGGTTCTACCGGCATGCCAGTGAAAGTCTACACCAGCAATGTGGGAAGGCTATTCTGGATGGTCAATACTGTTCGGGCTTATCTGTGGCAGGGCTGGGACCTGAACAAAAAGCTGGCTTCAATACGGCCCGAGCTGGAGTCAGGCATTGGCAAAGGCGTGCGGGCTGGCAGCTGGGGCAAGTCCAGTTCCCTGATCACCCGCACCGGCCCCGGTGTAGCGCTGAGCGTAAGAACGCCCATCAGTGAGCAGATCGAGTGGCTGAAAAACGAACGGCCGGACTACCTCCTGTCGCTGCCGACGAATCTGCGTGCTCTCAGGGAAGCGGGGGCGGACCTCTCGTCGTTGCAGGGAGTTCAAACCTATGGCGAGCTGTTGGATGACAACACCAAGGAGTTCGTGGAGGCCGGCATGCCATGGCGTCTGTTCGACGGGTATTCGTCCCAGGAAGTCGGTTATATCACCCTGCAATGTGAAAAGCACAGTCACCATGTCATTTCCGACTGTGTCTTGCTTGAAGTGGTTGATGACAACGGACAGCCCTGTGCGCCGGGAGAAACGGGTCGGGTTGTGGTAACTACTCTGCAGAATTTGGTGGCACCATTGATTCGTTATGCCATCGGTGACTACGCTGTCCTTGGCCAGGCCTGTTCCTGTGGGCGCAGCCTGCCCGTGGTCGGCAGAATACTGGGTAGAAAACGCAACATGATAAAGTTGCCTGATGGCAGTTCTCATTGGCCCAGTTTTCCCTATAAAGACTGGGCCGAGGGAATAGCAATAAAGCAGTTCCAACTGGTCCAGTCCAGGCTGGACGCCATCGAGGTCAAAATTGTCGCTGCCGAAACGATAACTACCGAACAGGAAAAGCAGATGCGGCTCGGCCTGCAGGCAAGGCTGGGGTTTCCGTTCGAAATCGGCTTTTCCTACGTGGAGCATATACCCAGGTCCAAAGGCGGCAAGTACGAGGATTTTGTCTCATTGGTCGTCTGA
- a CDS encoding GNAT family N-acetyltransferase, protein MDMIEEVFAGQCNQKKLEEIETLRVCAWQPILSPTDAKSRFKLDATDRIAWHFCLRDTAHDQFIACSRLSAHSTFDLLPDPESYQRFAETMNFPLAIMSRLAVLPRFRGRGYATRLDNLRIEMATRLAIKEVWIEVRAGRIAYLEESQFKVMGNSADDSVPGNWFMMRRQLEDGTVDSRW, encoded by the coding sequence ATGGATATGATTGAAGAAGTTTTTGCCGGGCAGTGTAACCAGAAAAAGCTCGAGGAAATCGAAACGCTGAGAGTCTGCGCATGGCAACCCATCCTGTCGCCCACGGACGCCAAGAGTCGGTTTAAACTGGACGCGACGGACCGGATTGCCTGGCACTTCTGCCTCAGAGACACTGCTCATGACCAGTTTATCGCCTGTTCCAGACTGAGCGCCCATTCAACTTTTGATTTGTTACCCGATCCAGAAAGTTACCAGCGGTTCGCTGAGACGATGAATTTCCCCCTGGCCATAATGAGCCGCCTGGCCGTACTTCCACGATTCCGTGGCAGAGGCTACGCGACCCGACTGGATAATTTGCGTATCGAAATGGCAACCCGTCTTGCTATAAAAGAAGTGTGGATCGAAGTTAGAGCCGGCCGGATAGCTTACCTTGAAGAGAGTCAATTCAAAGTGATGGGTAACAGCGCCGACGACTCAGTGCCAGGCAACTGGTTCATGATGCGCCGCCAGTTGGAAGATGGCACTGTTGATTCAAGGTGGTAA
- a CDS encoding DUF6447 family protein has protein sequence MATVTIDGKEYSLEDLSDNAKGQLNALRVCDGKIQNLQREIAIIQTARATYAKGLAANLPAEEGEAQSS, from the coding sequence ATGGCTACAGTGACAATTGATGGAAAAGAGTATTCGCTAGAAGATCTTTCGGACAACGCTAAGGGCCAATTAAATGCCCTGCGGGTATGTGATGGTAAGATTCAGAATCTACAACGGGAAATTGCCATAATTCAGACCGCCAGAGCAACTTACGCCAAGGGTCTGGCGGCCAATTTACCGGCAGAAGAAGGTGAAGCGCAATCCAGCTAG